In Gammaproteobacteria bacterium, the DNA window GTTCTTCATTGAGCTGCTCGGCGTTCTTGCCGCTCAGCTCCTTAACGTAATCCGTGGTCTTCATTACATGATCGTCCGGGTAACAAACTGGACTTTCACCGGCAACTTCGCGGCCGCAAGGCGGAATGCCTCGCGTGCGAGCTCTTCGGGAACGCCTTCCATTTCATAAAGCATGCGGCCTGGCTGAACCTTGGCGGCCCACCACTCCACGTTACCCTTGCCCTTGCCCATACGGACTTCGAGCGGTTTGCGGGTTACGGGCACGTCCGGAAAAATACGGATCCAGAGCTTGCCGCCACGCTTGATGTGACGCGAAATCGCACGACGCGCGGCTTCGATCTGACGTGCGGTGACCTGGCCCAGCTCCAAGGACTGGAGACCGAACTCACCGAACGAGACCTTGTTGCCGGTCGTCGCCAGGCCGCGGTTGCGGCCTTTCATCTGCTTTCTGTACTTGGTGCGCTTGGGCTGCATCATGGTGACGAAACTCCTCAGGCGGCTTCAGCGGCTTTCGAATCCGCCTTGCCGTCGGCTTCGAACTGTTCACCCTGGAACACCCAGACCTTGACGCCGATGATTCCGTACGTCGTCTTGGCCTCGGCAAAGCCGTAATCGATATAGGCGCGCAGCGTGTGCAGGGGCACACGACCTTCGCGATACCACTCGGTGCGCGCGATCTCGGCACCGTTCAAACGACCGCTGACCTGGATCTTGATGCCGCCGGCACCCAGGCGCATCGCGTTCTGCACGGCGCGCTTCATCGCGCGGCGGAACATGATACGGCGTTCCAGCTGCTGAGCCACCGATTCGGCGATCAGCTGCGAATCGAGTTCCGGCTTGCGGATTTCCTCGACCGAGATGTGCACGCTGTCGGACTTCAGCCCCATCTTGCCGGCCACGAGATGCTTCAGCTTCTCGATGTCCTCGCCCTTCTTGCCGATGACGATGCCCGGGCGCGCGGTATGAATGGTGATGCGTGCCGACTTCGCCGGGCGCTCGATATAAATCTGCGAAACCGACGCGTTCGCCAGCTTCTTGCGCAGGAAAGTGCGCACTTCCAGATCGGTACCGAGGTTCTCACGGTAGGTCGCGCGCTCGGCGTACCAGTTGGACTTCCAGCGCGTGGTGATACCGAGGCGAATGCCAGTGGGATGTACTTTGTGACCCATGATCGTTTCCGTTTGCTCTCGCTTACTCGTCCGCGACGCGGATCGTGATGTGCGACGTCCGCTTGAGAATGCGATCCGCGCGGCCCTTGGCACGCGGCTGGATGCGCTTCATTACCGGGCCCTGGTCGACGAAGATCTCTTTGACCTTCAATTCGTCGACGTCGGCACCGTCGTTGTTCTCGGCATTGGCGATCGCCGACTCCAGCACCTTGCGGATGATGTCGGCGGCGCGCTTGTTCGAGAACTTCAGCAGATTGAGCGCCTGCTCAACCTTCTGGCCACGAACCTGGTCAGCGACCAGCCGCGCCTTCTGCGGGGAGAGGCGCACGAAACGAAGAACTGCTTGCGTCTGCATGGCGTTATTCCTCAACCCTTCTTGTCGGCCACATGGCCTTTGAAGGTACGGGTCGGCGAAAACTCACCGAGCTTGTGGCCCACCATGTTTTCGGTGACGAACACCGGCATGTGCTGGCGGCCGTTATAGACCTGAATGGTCAACCCGACCATGTCGGGCGACACCATGGAGCGGCGCGACCAGGTCTTGATCGGCTTCTTGACGCGGGCGCCCTGGAGATCGCTCACCTTCTTTGCGAGATGGTGGTCGATGAACGGGCCCTTCTTGATCGAACGAGGCATGGCTTAAATCCAAGCAGTACTGTTAGCGCTTGTGGCGGCTACGCACGATGAACTTCTCCGTGCGCTTGTTGTTACGGGTTCTGAGGCCCTTGGCCTTCTGGCCCCACGGCGACACCGGATGCGGGTTGCCCTGACCGGACTTGCCCTCACCACCGCCGTGCGGATGGTCAACCGGGTTCATGACGACACCACGGACGGTCGGGCGGATGCCCTTCCAGCGCTTCGCGCCGGCCTTGCCGTAGGAACGCAGGTTGTGCTCGCCATTGGCGGCCTCACCCAGCGTTGCGCGGCAATCGCTATGCACCTTGCGCATTTCGCCGGAGCGAAGACGCAGCGTCACATACTCACCATCACGGGCCACGAGCTGCACGGCCGCACCGGCGGATCGCGCAACCTGCGCGCCCTTGCCCGGGCGCAGCTCGATGCAGTGAATCGTCGAGCCCAGCGGAATGTTGCGTAGCGGCAGGGCATTGCCCGGCTTGATCGGCGCATCACGACCGGACTGCAGCTGATCACCGGCGCTCACGCCCTTGGGCGCGATGATGTAGCGGCGCTCGCCGTCGGCATAGCACAGCAGAGCGATGTGCGCGCTGCGATTCGGATCGTGCTCAATCCGCTCGACCTTGGCCGGCACGCCGTCCTTGGTCCGCTTGAAATCGACGACACGATAGTGCTGCTTGTGACCTCCACCCTGGTGGCGGGTGGTGATGCGACCGGCGTTGTTGCGGCCACCATTGCCGGACTTCTTCTCAAGCAGGGGCGCGTGCGGACGGCCCTTGTAGAGATCCGGATGTGTGACCTTGACAACGTGGCGACGGCCAGCGGATGTCGGTTTGGCTTTCTGCAACGGCATGGCGATAGCTCTAGTTAGCTCTGGCCCAGGAAGTCGATCTGCTCACCTTCGGCGAGCGTCACGTAGGCCTTCTTCCAATCGGAACGACGGCCCATCATTTGGCCGAAGCGCTTGGTCTTGCCCTTCACGTTCAAGGTTTGCACCGAAGTGACCTTGACGTTGAAGAGCTTCTCGACCGCTTCACGAATCTCTGCCTTTTCGGCATTCGGCAGCACCTTGAACACAGCCTGGTTCTGCTTTTCCGCGACGCGGTTGGCCTTCTCCGAAATCACCGGAGCAAGGATGATGGAATGCAGACGATCGACGTTCATGACAACCAGCTCTCCAGCTTCTTGATCGCGCCCTCGGTCATCAGCACCTTGTCGAAGGACAGCAGCGCGACCGGGTTGATCGCCTCGACATCGCTGACGTCGACGTGCGGCAGGTTGCGCGCGGACAGCACCAGGTTCGCATCGACCGACTCGGTCACGATCAGCAGGTTCTGCGTGCCCAGCTCATTGAGCTTGGCGATCAGCGACTTGGTCTTCGGCTCATCGACCGTGAACGCGTCGGCGACCATCAACACACCCGAGCGGTTAAGCTCGGCCACGATCGAGCGGATCGCGCCGCGGTACATCTTGCGGTTGACCTTCTGCTCGAAGCTGCGCGGGCGCGCCGCGAACGTCACGCCACCGGTGCGCCACAACGGGCTGCGGATGGTACCGGCGCGCGCGCGCCCGGTGCCCTTCTGCTTCCACGGCTTGCGGCCACCGCCGCGCACTTCAGCGCGCGTCTTCTGCTTCTTGGTGCCGGCACGACCGCCCGCGAGGTAGGCCGTCACCACCTGGTGAACCAGCGCCTCGTTGAAGTCGACACCGAAGACGGCGTCGGACACGGCGAGCGTGTTCTG includes these proteins:
- the rplP gene encoding 50S ribosomal protein L16; this translates as MMQPKRTKYRKQMKGRNRGLATTGNKVSFGEFGLQSLELGQVTARQIEAARRAISRHIKRGGKLWIRIFPDVPVTRKPLEVRMGKGKGNVEWWAAKVQPGRMLYEMEGVPEELAREAFRLAAAKLPVKVQFVTRTIM
- the rpsC gene encoding 30S ribosomal protein S3, translated to MGHKVHPTGIRLGITTRWKSNWYAERATYRENLGTDLEVRTFLRKKLANASVSQIYIERPAKSARITIHTARPGIVIGKKGEDIEKLKHLVAGKMGLKSDSVHISVEEIRKPELDSQLIAESVAQQLERRIMFRRAMKRAVQNAMRLGAGGIKIQVSGRLNGAEIARTEWYREGRVPLHTLRAYIDYGFAEAKTTYGIIGVKVWVFQGEQFEADGKADSKAAEAA
- the rplV gene encoding 50S ribosomal protein L22; translated protein: MQTQAVLRFVRLSPQKARLVADQVRGQKVEQALNLLKFSNKRAADIIRKVLESAIANAENNDGADVDELKVKEIFVDQGPVMKRIQPRAKGRADRILKRTSHITIRVADE
- the rpsS gene encoding 30S ribosomal protein S19 translates to MPRSIKKGPFIDHHLAKKVSDLQGARVKKPIKTWSRRSMVSPDMVGLTIQVYNGRQHMPVFVTENMVGHKLGEFSPTRTFKGHVADKKG
- the rplB gene encoding 50S ribosomal protein L2, translating into MPLQKAKPTSAGRRHVVKVTHPDLYKGRPHAPLLEKKSGNGGRNNAGRITTRHQGGGHKQHYRVVDFKRTKDGVPAKVERIEHDPNRSAHIALLCYADGERRYIIAPKGVSAGDQLQSGRDAPIKPGNALPLRNIPLGSTIHCIELRPGKGAQVARSAGAAVQLVARDGEYVTLRLRSGEMRKVHSDCRATLGEAANGEHNLRSYGKAGAKRWKGIRPTVRGVVMNPVDHPHGGGEGKSGQGNPHPVSPWGQKAKGLRTRNNKRTEKFIVRSRHKR
- the rplW gene encoding 50S ribosomal protein L23 — protein: MNVDRLHSIILAPVISEKANRVAEKQNQAVFKVLPNAEKAEIREAVEKLFNVKVTSVQTLNVKGKTKRFGQMMGRRSDWKKAYVTLAEGEQIDFLGQS
- the rplD gene encoding 50S ribosomal protein L4, which encodes MDIQLHNSQNTLAVSDAVFGVDFNEALVHQVVTAYLAGGRAGTKKQKTRAEVRGGGRKPWKQKGTGRARAGTIRSPLWRTGGVTFAARPRSFEQKVNRKMYRGAIRSIVAELNRSGVLMVADAFTVDEPKTKSLIAKLNELGTQNLLIVTESVDANLVLSARNLPHVDVSDVEAINPVALLSFDKVLMTEGAIKKLESWLS